A DNA window from Impatiens glandulifera chromosome 7, dImpGla2.1, whole genome shotgun sequence contains the following coding sequences:
- the LOC124909931 gene encoding protein MEI2-like 6: protein MTTSKPLSSEAKAYVPSAVWFRNVCYFPPPLFPAPTNYFRQYFVTQPLPYYRPNPLSKVSLSSSVKPRKETTQFVQFGRRTFIPPRLQRSNRPKQFLWLPKRNQNSSPKSKPEKISSVPPSPPPPSDQTNVTTTKTTLMIRNIPNQIRRHEFVDYLNKQISQQQKNSDSVQIQFDFLYLPMDFRKHNNLGYAFVNFTSEAAAGRVREMLDNFKWETYYRSVKVCKIDWGRIQGKDALVRRFVNTDFHCQNSEYLPIVFNPASGSEYTTVGRCVFGARACDGARVRV from the exons ATGACTACGTCCAAACCTTTATCATCGGAGGCCAAAGCATACGTACCATCCGCCGTCTGGTTTAGGAATGTCTGTTACTTTCCACCGCCTCTTTTTCCGGCTCCGACGAACTACTTCAGACAATACTTTGTGACTCAACCTCTTCCCTATTATCGGCCAAATCCACTGTCAAAAGTTTCACTGTCTTCTTCCGTCAAGCCTAGGAAAGAAACAACACAGTTCGTTCAATTCGGCCGCAGAACCTTTATTCCGCCACGTCTTCAACGCTCAAACCGGCCGAAACAGTTTTTATGGCTTCCAAAGAGAAATCAAAACTCGTCTCCTAAATCCAAACCGGAGAAGATTTCTTCTGTTCCTccatctcctcctcctccgtcAGATCAAACGAACGTGACGACGACTAAAACAACTCTCATGATTAGGAATATCCCTAACCAGATCAG GAGACATGAATTTGTTGATTATCTTAATAAGCAAATTTCCCAGCAGCAGAAGAACTCCGATTCTGTTCAAATCCAGTTCGACTTTCTCTACCTTCCAATGGACTTTCG TAAGCATAACAACCTAGGATATGCATTTGTGAATTTCACAAGTGAAGCAGCAGCCGGTCGTGTTCGAGAAATGCTTGATAACTTCAAATGGGAAACTTATTATAGATCGGTAAAGGTTTGTAAGATCGACTGGGGTAGGATTCAG GGAAAAGATGCATTGGTGAGGCGTTTCGTGAACACGGATTTCCATTGCCAAAACAGTGAGTATCTACCCATTGTTTTTAATCCAGCGTCTGGAAGTGAATATACGACTGTTGGGCGTTGTGTATTTGGTGCTAGGGCTTGTGATGGTgctagggttagggtttag